One genomic window of Mustela nigripes isolate SB6536 chromosome 15, MUSNIG.SB6536, whole genome shotgun sequence includes the following:
- the AKAP11 gene encoding A-kinase anchor protein 11 isoform X2 codes for MATFQTLRNSHMKTRTSVRRSFSEDVFQSVKSLLQSEKELCSISAEDCLKQDEHANLTEVTFLGFNEETDAAHIQDLAAVSLELPDLLNSLHFCSLNENEIICMKDISKSSDTNSGPLSQSQHSGMLCVMRVSPTLPRLRIDFIFSLLSKYATGIRYTLDTYLHQKRQLETAKEDDDDTNQSVSSIEDDFVTAFEHLEEEETSKPCNDGINITALKSQCDAASQTTSGHQVETHDLRILVSSGRQKSLAKPSTSLINILGHKELPSVKTSVTTLITEPWIQKSFYRSCNASDKGGNAQKTFLSSSPAYSSESECSSPSPVIFLDEEGYQKSLKAKLELPKIPVMKDDIEDSDSEVSEFFDSFDQFDELEPTLETSCPFPKDPVLGKTSQKKGHKHEKSCSVTTAMNPQKFKFDRPVLPANVRKPTPRKPESPYSNLCDAPDSPRPVKASGEDSGLFSPVRSSAFSPLGGCPPAECFCQTDISGARLHESHDSLYYTYEDYAHSISCEVLSSVLHTQHPDITPDTKSIKKGENKTIALKSESLEPKSKSNNKSLMIKDSIQKFASDLVEKSLGSAFKDLQKGVSSCTNALCHLAIKLTSSIFQVAFNELRRQCAFSLRERAISGLANFLVSEALASALQDLQYVKKQIFTNTVARFAADLAEELVFEGIMEVCQFSYPPTPASPQWWSSDCEDRVVKSYAKDLSESVIQEAFIELSQVDVTFTTKAAVSVSTDNIKCVSTENLMPSTQTSMFSPAWNNQTVTVTRPMQDYKKEYTVQQALFCTSGVVTSIPVPLAGSALLPYQISSNIYQAKSLRSSDDSNLNGDFTQTHVTTKSKEEEVACLRNICLPSDYNPGNQKEFKPTNDDIEMQSSSKLTSDPVIISNFSTSVVHTIVNETLESMTSFKDTKTIDEHTDCVTIAVKGKPLPFHSDQATLQQSEASNEDLFADHLSKTIIKHSIDKSQSTIPSVDKNAGPKESLFVSREESQLTLEKFPKFLDAQDHLTHCSLSAGKDCAPKCKCSSAHGSSVETFPPCPTTAGQKPNLKEAAKDKPVTKHNVNNTALEPLSFGQEHPFPHSHTFSSTVLPCVDGLHVEDKQKIRDGNVIPDTPPSTPLVPSRAGSEWDIKKLTKKLKGELAKEFAPATPPSTPHNSSVGSLSENEQNTIEKEEFMLKLMRSLSEEVESSEDEGHPEVDVKPEHSGKKVQFAELLATHIVSLATEMAASHLDNKVIQEPRVKSPCLNAQSRSSVSPTVFNRSEENLQTLRNFAGDLAAEVITEAEKIAKVRSCVLFRQRKNSCYIDGGRDDRSEEKLDREAVAHSREVEPFILSLPPGSCMSGLTYKYPSCESVTDEYAGHIIQVLKQEGGNSELLMDQYANRLAYRSVKSGLQEAAKTAKMKCSSRMFPMQSSQVKTKNELFIFLNKEHHREADKERPSKRNGGYLCKNQTGEWTQDTHKNECSELYSFSASLAHSITRDVTKELTASAGGLPKSLTDSCLYEKSGHDEDPESHIEPEFLQSLQPSSQSHRFYHSTGSLSGSGYGENVVQAIEQYAKKVVDDTLGLSLGSTVFHGSESTKAADRVTYAEKLLPLTDQACRYCDRKELHDCTGNSSLHTSRQDSLARSKPVSNSKLSNICQESRIFHLDVPQIHVGLDKKTVLAEKIVAEAIEKAERELSNTSLTADSGIGQDGVSFAESLTTEIMTSAMTNVGCAVSSPKEIEFQSTESFGSQQMNLSIGEDSTGSWSNLSFEDEHQDESSSFHHLSESNGNSSSWSSLGLEGDLYEDNLSFPTSDSDGPDDKDEDHEDDGEGLGQDRKILLITNIDMEPCAVDPQLRVILQWLVASEAEVAELYLHDSAKKEFIQLSRRLQEKGWKVGDVLQAVLRYYEVREKPGAQESCQSLFDWLLENA; via the exons AGTCAGCATTCTGGAATGCTCTGTGTCATGAGAGTGTCACCTACGTTGCCAAGACTCAGAATTGATTTCATCTTTAGTCTCCTAAGTAAATATGCTACTGGTATAAGATATACCTTGGACACGTACTTGCATCAGAAGCGCCAACTTGAGACTGCTAAGGAAGATGATGATGACACCAATCAGTCCGTGTCTTCCATAGAGGATGACTTTGTCACTGCTTTTGAGCACTTAGAGGAAGAAGAGACCTCAAAGCCATGCAATGATG GAATAAATATTACCGCACTAAAGAGCCAGTGTGATGCTGCTTCTCAGACGACTTCTGGTCACCAGGTAGAAACCCATGATTTAAGGATTCTCGTCAGCTCTGGGAGGCAGAAGTCATTGGCTAAACCTTCAACTTCCTTAATAAATATTCTGGGACATAAAGAACTACCTTCTGTGAAAACTTCAGTGACTACATTAATTACTGAGCCGTGGATCCAAAAGAGTTTCTATAGGTCATGTAATGCTTCAGATAAAGGTGGTAATGCACAGAAAACGTTTTTGTCTTCTTCGCCTGCCTACTCTTCTGAATCTGAATGCTCCAGTCCAAGTCCTGTTATTTTCTTGGATGAAGAGGGTTATCAGAAAAGTTTAAAAGCAAAACTTGAGTTACCTAAAATTCCTGTGATGAAAGATGATATAGAGGATTCGGACTCAGAAGTGAGTGAATTTTTTGATAGTTTTGATCAGTTTGATGAACTTGAGCCAACTTTAGAGACGTCCTGTCCTTTTCCAAAAGATCCTGTCCTAGGAAAGACATCACAAAAGAAAGGACACAAACATGAAAAATCTTGCTCTGTAACCACTGCAATGAATCCTCAAAAATTCAAGTTTGATCGTCCAGTCCTCCCGGCTAATGTTAGGAAGCCAACTCCTCGTAAGCCAGAATCCCCTTACAGCAACCTGTGTGATGCTCCAGATTCACCACGCCCAGTGAAGGCATCAGGGGAGGACAGCGGCTTGTTTAGCCCTGTTCGATCCTCTGCCTTTAGTCCTCTTGGAGGCTGTCCTCCTGCTGAGTGTTTTTGCCAAACAGATATCAGTGGAGCTCGGCTTCATGAGAGTCATGATTCTCTTTATTACACCTATGAGGATTATGCCCATAGCATTTCATGTGAGGTGCTCAGCTCTGTTCTTCATACCCAGCACCCTGACATAACCCCAGACACGAAGAgtattaaaaaaggagaaaataaaaccatagcTCTGAAGAGCGAAAGCCTTGAGCCAAAAAGTAAATCTAACAATAAATCCTTGATGATTAAAGATAGCATTCAGAAATTTGCATCTGATCTTGTGGAAAAAAGTTTGGGCAGTGCATTTAAAGACTTACAGAAGGGAGTCTCTTCATGTACCAACGCGTTGTGTCATTTAGCCATCAAATTGACGTCCTCCATTTTTCAGGTGGCATTTAATGAACTGAGAAGGCAGTGTGCGTTTTCACTGAGAGAACGTGCCATCAGCGGGCTGGCTAATTTTTTGGTGAGTGAAGCTTTAGCAAGTGCTTTACAGGATTTACAATACGTAAAAAAGCAGATATTCACTAACACGGTTGCTAGGTTTGCTGCAGATCTTGCCGAAGAGCTTGTTTTTGAAGGCATCATGGAAGTGTGTCAGTTTTCCTATCCTCCAACACCCGCATCTCCACAGTGGTGGTCGTCAGACTGTGAGGACAGAGTAGTGAAGTCCTATGCAAAAGACTTATCTGAGTCTGTTATACAGGAAGCATTTATTGAGCTTTCGCAAGTTGATGTGACCTTCACGACCAAGGCAGCAGTTAGTGTTTCTACAGATAACATAAAGTGTGTGAGCACAGAAAATTTAATGCCATCGACACAGACTTCCATGTTTTCCCCTGCTTGGAACAATCAGACCGTAACAGTGACAAGACCCATGCAGGACTATAAAAAGGAGTACACAGTACAGCAGGCCTTGTTTTGTACATCTGGAGTTGTTACTTCCATACCAGTGCCCTTGGCAGGAAGTGCCCTTCTCCCATACCAGATTTCATCTAACATATATCAGGCGAAGTCTCTTCGGTCATCTGATGATAGTAATTTGAATGGCGATTTTACCCAGACACATGTCACcacaaaaagcaaagaagaggaaGTAGCATGtctcagaaatatttgtttaccCTCAGACTACAATCCAGGTAACCAGAAAGAATTTAAACCAACTAATGATGATATCGAAATGCAGAGCTCTTCAAAATTAACAAGTGATCCTGTGATTATTAGCAACTTTTCCACCTCAGTGGTGCACACGATTGTAAATGAAACATTAGAGTCAATGACATCCTTCAAAGATACAAAAACCATTGATGAACACACAGATTGTGTAACTATAGCAGTAAAGGGAAAaccccttcccttccactctgATCAAGCAACACTGCAACAGAGCGAAGCTAGCAATGAGGACTTGTTTGCCGATCACTTATCTAAAACTATTATTAAACATTCCATAGATAAAAGCCAATCAACCATCCCAAGTGTAGATAAAAATGCCGGACCCAAAGAAAGCTTGTTTGTTTCCAGAGAAGAGTCACAGTTGACCTTGGAAAAGTTCCCCAAATTTCTTGATGCTCAAGATCACTTAACCCACTGTTCACTTTCAGCAGGAAAGGATTGTGCTCCCAAATGTAAATGTTCTTCGGCTCATGGCTCTTCTGTAGAGACATTCCCACCATGTCCAACAACTGCTGGTCAAAAACCCAATCTGAAGGAAGCTGCTAAAGACAAACCTGTGACAAAGCATAATGTGAATAATACAGCACTTGAGCCCTTGTCTTTTGGGCAAGAGCACCCTTTTCCTCATTCACATACTTTCTCGTCCACAGTGCTTCCATGTGTAGATGGTTTGCATgtggaagacaaacagaaaattaGAGACGGAAATGTAATACCTGATactcctccctccactcctctcgTACCATCCCGGGCTGGTTCTGAATGGGATATCAAGAAGTTAACCAAAAAACTCAAGGGGGAATTAGCAAAAGAATTTGCACCTGCTACACCTCCCTCTACACCACACAACTCATCTGTGGGCAGTTTgtctgaaaatgaacaaaataccatagaaaaagaagagttcaTGTTGAAACTCATGCGATCTCTTTCAGAAGAAGTTGAAAGTAGTGAAGATGAAGGGCATCCGGAAGTGGATGTGAAGCCTGAGCACTCAGGGAAGAAAGTTCAGTTTGCAGAATTGTTAGCTACCCACATTGTCTCTCTTGCCACGGAAATGGCGGCTTCCCACCTGGATAATAAAGTCATTCAAGAACCCAGGGTGAAAAGCCCTTGCTTAAATGCACAAAGTCGAAGCAGCGTGTCACCTACCGTTTTCAATCGCTCGGAGGAAAATTTACAAACATTACGCAATTTTGCGGGTGATCTGGCAGCGGAAGTCATTACGGAAGCTGAGAAGATAGCAAAAGTTAGAAGTTGTGTGCTTTTCAGGCAAAGAAAGAATAGTTGTTACATTGACGGTGGCCGAGATGATCGATCAGAAGAGAAGCTGGATAGAGAGGCTGTAGCCCACTCAAGAGAAGTGGAACCATTCATTCTTTCGTTACCACCAGGCTCCTGTATGTCCGGTCTGACCTACAAGTATCCCAGCTGTGAAAGCGTGACAGATGAGTATGCGGGTCACATTATCCAAGTGCTGAAACAGGAAGGCGGCAATAGTGAGTTGTTAATGGACCAGTATGCCAACAGACTTGCTTATCGGTCTGTTAAGTCAGGATTGCAAGAAGCCGCTAAGACAGCCAAAATGAAGTGCAGCTCAAGAATGTTCCCCATGCAGAGCTCACAGGTGAAGACCAAGAACGAACTGTTCATATTCTTGAATAAAGAACACCACCGAGAAGCAGATAAAGAACGGCCAAGTAAAAGAAACGGAGGTTACCTTTGTAAAAATCAAACTGGTGAGTGGACGCAGGACACACATAAAAATGAGTGCTCTGAACTGTATAGTTTTTCAGCTTCTCTTGCTCACAGCATAACAAGAGATGTTACAAAAGAGCTGACAGCGTCTGCAGGTGGCTTGCCAAAATCCTTAACAGATTCTTGCCTTTATGAAAAGTCTGGACATGATGAAGACCCCGAGTCTCACATCGAGCCAGAATTTCTTCAGTCTCTTCAGCCTTCCTCACAAAGTCACAGATTTTACCACAGTACGGGCAGCTTAAGTGGGTCTGGTTATGGAGAGAATGTTGTTCAAGCTATAGAGCAGTATGCCAAGAAGGTAGTGGATGACACTTTAGGGCTCAGTTTAGGATCCACAGTTTTCCATGGGTCTGAGTCCACAAAAGCAGCCGATAGGGTCACTTATGCAGAAAAGTTGTTACCTCTTACAGACCAAGCTTGCAGATACTGTGACCGTAAAGAACTACACGATTGCACTGGAAATTCATCTCTGCACACTTCCAGACAGGATTCACTTGCTCGTAGTAAGCCAGTTTCTAATTCAAAACTTAGCAACATCTGTCAGGAATCTAGAATTTTCCATCTTGATGTCCCACAAATTCATGTTGGTCTCGATAAGAAGACAGTGCTTGCTGAAAAGATCGTTGCGGAAGCTAttgagaaagcagagagagagctgagcaaTACCAGCTTGACGGCTGATAGCGGAATTGGACAAGATGGCGTTAGCTTTGCTGAGAGCCTTACCACAGAAATAATGACGTCAGCAATGACGAATGTTGGATGTGCAGTCAGCAG tcCAAAAGAAATAGAGTTTCAGTCAACTGAGTCTTTTGGCAGCCAGCAGATGAATCTCAGTATTGGTGAAGATAGCACTGGCAGCTGGTCCAATTTAAGTTTCGAAGATGAGCATCAGGATGAAAGTAGCAGTTTTCATCACCTAAGTGAAAG TAATGGTAACAGCAGTAGCTGGAGCAGTCTTGGTTTAGAAGGAGATTTGTATGAGGACAATTTATCCTTTCCAACATCAGACAG TGATGGGCCAGATGATAAAGATGAAGATCATGAGGATGATGGAGAAG gTTTGGGGCAAGACAGAAAGATCCTGCTCATTACAAATATCGACATGGAGCCGTGTGCAGTAGACCCCCAGCTGAGGGTTATTCTTCAGTGGCTCGTTGCTTCTGAGGCCGAAGTGGCAGAACTTTACCTTCATGACTCTGCAAAGAAGGAATTCATACAA ctcTCCCGACGATTACAAGAGAAGGGATGGAAGGTGGGGGACGTCCTGCAGGCCGTGTTGCGGTACTACGAAGTGCGGGAGAAGCCTGGCGCCCAGGAGAGCTGCCAGTCCCTGTTTGACTGGCTCTTGGAAAACGCGTAG
- the AKAP11 gene encoding A-kinase anchor protein 11 isoform X3 yields MKSILWINSSLITYNSNIVMATFQTLRNSHMKTRTSVRRSFSEDVFQSVKSLLQSEKELCSISAEDCLKQDEHANLTEVTFLGFNEETDAAHIQDLAAVSLELPDLLNSLHFCSLNENEIICMKDISKSSDTNSGPLSQSQHSGMLCVMRVSPTLPRLRIDFIFSLLSKYATGIRYTLDTYLHQKRQLETAKEDDDDTNQSVSSIEDDFVTAFEHLEEEETSKPCNDGINITALKSQCDAASQTTSGHQVETHDLRILVSSGRQKSLAKPSTSLINILGHKELPSVKTSVTTLITEPWIQKSFYRSCNASDKGGNAQKTFLSSSPAYSSESECSSPSPVIFLDEEGYQKSLKAKLELPKIPVMKDDIEDSDSEVSEFFDSFDQFDELEPTLETSCPFPKDPVLGKTSQKKGHKHEKSCSVTTAMNPQKFKFDRPVLPANVRKPTPRKPESPYSNLCDAPDSPRPVKASGEDSGLFSPVRSSAFSPLGGCPPAECFCQTDISGARLHESHDSLYYTYEDYAHSISCEVLSSVLHTQHPDITPDTKSIKKGENKTIALKSESLEPKSKSNNKSLMIKDSIQKFASDLVEKSLGSAFKDLQKGVSSCTNALCHLAIKLTSSIFQVAFNELRRQCAFSLRERAISGLANFLVSEALASALQDLQYVKKQIFTNTVARFAADLAEELVFEGIMEVCQFSYPPTPASPQWWSSDCEDRVVKSYAKDLSESVIQEAFIELSQVDVTFTTKAAVSVSTDNIKCVSTENLMPSTQTSMFSPAWNNQTVTVTRPMQDYKKEYTVQQALFCTSGVVTSIPVPLAGSALLPYQISSNIYQAKSLRSSDDSNLNGDFTQTHVTTKSKEEEVACLRNICLPSDYNPGNQKEFKPTNDDIEMQSSSKLTSDPVIISNFSTSVVHTIVNETLESMTSFKDTKTIDEHTDCVTIAVKGKPLPFHSDQATLQQSEASNEDLFADHLSKTIIKHSIDKSQSTIPSVDKNAGPKESLFVSREESQLTLEKFPKFLDAQDHLTHCSLSAGKDCAPKCKCSSAHGSSVETFPPCPTTAGQKPNLKEAAKDKPVTKHNVNNTALEPLSFGQEHPFPHSHTFSSTVLPCVDGLHVEDKQKIRDGNVIPDTPPSTPLVPSRAGSEWDIKKLTKKLKGELAKEFAPATPPSTPHNSSVGSLSENEQNTIEKEEFMLKLMRSLSEEVESSEDEGHPEVDVKPEHSGKKVQFAELLATHIVSLATEMAASHLDNKVIQEPRVKSPCLNAQSRSSVSPTVFNRSEENLQTLRNFAGDLAAEVITEAEKIAKVRSCVLFRQRKNSCYIDGGRDDRSEEKLDREAVAHSREVEPFILSLPPGSCMSGLTYKYPSCESVTDEYAGHIIQVLKQEGGNSELLMDQYANRLAYRSVKSGLQEAAKTAKMKCSSRMFPMQSSQVKTKNELFIFLNKEHHREADKERPSKRNGGYLCKNQTGEWTQDTHKNECSELYSFSASLAHSITRDVTKELTASAGGLPKSLTDSCLYEKSGHDEDPESHIEPEFLQSLQPSSQSHRFYHSTGSLSGSGYGENVVQAIEQYAKKVVDDTLGLSLGSTVFHGSESTKAADRVTYAEKLLPLTDQACRYCDRKELHDCTGNSSLHTSRQDSLARSKPVSNSKLSNICQESRIFHLDVPQIHVGLDKKTVLAEKIVAEAIEKAERELSNTSLTADSGIGQDGVSFAESLTTEIMTSAMTNVGCAVSSPKEIEFQSTESFGSQQMNLSIGEDSTGSWSNLSFEDEHQDESSSFHHLSESDGPDDKDEDHEDDGEGLGQDRKILLITNIDMEPCAVDPQLRVILQWLVASEAEVAELYLHDSAKKEFIQLSRRLQEKGWKVGDVLQAVLRYYEVREKPGAQESCQSLFDWLLENA; encoded by the exons AGTCAGCATTCTGGAATGCTCTGTGTCATGAGAGTGTCACCTACGTTGCCAAGACTCAGAATTGATTTCATCTTTAGTCTCCTAAGTAAATATGCTACTGGTATAAGATATACCTTGGACACGTACTTGCATCAGAAGCGCCAACTTGAGACTGCTAAGGAAGATGATGATGACACCAATCAGTCCGTGTCTTCCATAGAGGATGACTTTGTCACTGCTTTTGAGCACTTAGAGGAAGAAGAGACCTCAAAGCCATGCAATGATG GAATAAATATTACCGCACTAAAGAGCCAGTGTGATGCTGCTTCTCAGACGACTTCTGGTCACCAGGTAGAAACCCATGATTTAAGGATTCTCGTCAGCTCTGGGAGGCAGAAGTCATTGGCTAAACCTTCAACTTCCTTAATAAATATTCTGGGACATAAAGAACTACCTTCTGTGAAAACTTCAGTGACTACATTAATTACTGAGCCGTGGATCCAAAAGAGTTTCTATAGGTCATGTAATGCTTCAGATAAAGGTGGTAATGCACAGAAAACGTTTTTGTCTTCTTCGCCTGCCTACTCTTCTGAATCTGAATGCTCCAGTCCAAGTCCTGTTATTTTCTTGGATGAAGAGGGTTATCAGAAAAGTTTAAAAGCAAAACTTGAGTTACCTAAAATTCCTGTGATGAAAGATGATATAGAGGATTCGGACTCAGAAGTGAGTGAATTTTTTGATAGTTTTGATCAGTTTGATGAACTTGAGCCAACTTTAGAGACGTCCTGTCCTTTTCCAAAAGATCCTGTCCTAGGAAAGACATCACAAAAGAAAGGACACAAACATGAAAAATCTTGCTCTGTAACCACTGCAATGAATCCTCAAAAATTCAAGTTTGATCGTCCAGTCCTCCCGGCTAATGTTAGGAAGCCAACTCCTCGTAAGCCAGAATCCCCTTACAGCAACCTGTGTGATGCTCCAGATTCACCACGCCCAGTGAAGGCATCAGGGGAGGACAGCGGCTTGTTTAGCCCTGTTCGATCCTCTGCCTTTAGTCCTCTTGGAGGCTGTCCTCCTGCTGAGTGTTTTTGCCAAACAGATATCAGTGGAGCTCGGCTTCATGAGAGTCATGATTCTCTTTATTACACCTATGAGGATTATGCCCATAGCATTTCATGTGAGGTGCTCAGCTCTGTTCTTCATACCCAGCACCCTGACATAACCCCAGACACGAAGAgtattaaaaaaggagaaaataaaaccatagcTCTGAAGAGCGAAAGCCTTGAGCCAAAAAGTAAATCTAACAATAAATCCTTGATGATTAAAGATAGCATTCAGAAATTTGCATCTGATCTTGTGGAAAAAAGTTTGGGCAGTGCATTTAAAGACTTACAGAAGGGAGTCTCTTCATGTACCAACGCGTTGTGTCATTTAGCCATCAAATTGACGTCCTCCATTTTTCAGGTGGCATTTAATGAACTGAGAAGGCAGTGTGCGTTTTCACTGAGAGAACGTGCCATCAGCGGGCTGGCTAATTTTTTGGTGAGTGAAGCTTTAGCAAGTGCTTTACAGGATTTACAATACGTAAAAAAGCAGATATTCACTAACACGGTTGCTAGGTTTGCTGCAGATCTTGCCGAAGAGCTTGTTTTTGAAGGCATCATGGAAGTGTGTCAGTTTTCCTATCCTCCAACACCCGCATCTCCACAGTGGTGGTCGTCAGACTGTGAGGACAGAGTAGTGAAGTCCTATGCAAAAGACTTATCTGAGTCTGTTATACAGGAAGCATTTATTGAGCTTTCGCAAGTTGATGTGACCTTCACGACCAAGGCAGCAGTTAGTGTTTCTACAGATAACATAAAGTGTGTGAGCACAGAAAATTTAATGCCATCGACACAGACTTCCATGTTTTCCCCTGCTTGGAACAATCAGACCGTAACAGTGACAAGACCCATGCAGGACTATAAAAAGGAGTACACAGTACAGCAGGCCTTGTTTTGTACATCTGGAGTTGTTACTTCCATACCAGTGCCCTTGGCAGGAAGTGCCCTTCTCCCATACCAGATTTCATCTAACATATATCAGGCGAAGTCTCTTCGGTCATCTGATGATAGTAATTTGAATGGCGATTTTACCCAGACACATGTCACcacaaaaagcaaagaagaggaaGTAGCATGtctcagaaatatttgtttaccCTCAGACTACAATCCAGGTAACCAGAAAGAATTTAAACCAACTAATGATGATATCGAAATGCAGAGCTCTTCAAAATTAACAAGTGATCCTGTGATTATTAGCAACTTTTCCACCTCAGTGGTGCACACGATTGTAAATGAAACATTAGAGTCAATGACATCCTTCAAAGATACAAAAACCATTGATGAACACACAGATTGTGTAACTATAGCAGTAAAGGGAAAaccccttcccttccactctgATCAAGCAACACTGCAACAGAGCGAAGCTAGCAATGAGGACTTGTTTGCCGATCACTTATCTAAAACTATTATTAAACATTCCATAGATAAAAGCCAATCAACCATCCCAAGTGTAGATAAAAATGCCGGACCCAAAGAAAGCTTGTTTGTTTCCAGAGAAGAGTCACAGTTGACCTTGGAAAAGTTCCCCAAATTTCTTGATGCTCAAGATCACTTAACCCACTGTTCACTTTCAGCAGGAAAGGATTGTGCTCCCAAATGTAAATGTTCTTCGGCTCATGGCTCTTCTGTAGAGACATTCCCACCATGTCCAACAACTGCTGGTCAAAAACCCAATCTGAAGGAAGCTGCTAAAGACAAACCTGTGACAAAGCATAATGTGAATAATACAGCACTTGAGCCCTTGTCTTTTGGGCAAGAGCACCCTTTTCCTCATTCACATACTTTCTCGTCCACAGTGCTTCCATGTGTAGATGGTTTGCATgtggaagacaaacagaaaattaGAGACGGAAATGTAATACCTGATactcctccctccactcctctcgTACCATCCCGGGCTGGTTCTGAATGGGATATCAAGAAGTTAACCAAAAAACTCAAGGGGGAATTAGCAAAAGAATTTGCACCTGCTACACCTCCCTCTACACCACACAACTCATCTGTGGGCAGTTTgtctgaaaatgaacaaaataccatagaaaaagaagagttcaTGTTGAAACTCATGCGATCTCTTTCAGAAGAAGTTGAAAGTAGTGAAGATGAAGGGCATCCGGAAGTGGATGTGAAGCCTGAGCACTCAGGGAAGAAAGTTCAGTTTGCAGAATTGTTAGCTACCCACATTGTCTCTCTTGCCACGGAAATGGCGGCTTCCCACCTGGATAATAAAGTCATTCAAGAACCCAGGGTGAAAAGCCCTTGCTTAAATGCACAAAGTCGAAGCAGCGTGTCACCTACCGTTTTCAATCGCTCGGAGGAAAATTTACAAACATTACGCAATTTTGCGGGTGATCTGGCAGCGGAAGTCATTACGGAAGCTGAGAAGATAGCAAAAGTTAGAAGTTGTGTGCTTTTCAGGCAAAGAAAGAATAGTTGTTACATTGACGGTGGCCGAGATGATCGATCAGAAGAGAAGCTGGATAGAGAGGCTGTAGCCCACTCAAGAGAAGTGGAACCATTCATTCTTTCGTTACCACCAGGCTCCTGTATGTCCGGTCTGACCTACAAGTATCCCAGCTGTGAAAGCGTGACAGATGAGTATGCGGGTCACATTATCCAAGTGCTGAAACAGGAAGGCGGCAATAGTGAGTTGTTAATGGACCAGTATGCCAACAGACTTGCTTATCGGTCTGTTAAGTCAGGATTGCAAGAAGCCGCTAAGACAGCCAAAATGAAGTGCAGCTCAAGAATGTTCCCCATGCAGAGCTCACAGGTGAAGACCAAGAACGAACTGTTCATATTCTTGAATAAAGAACACCACCGAGAAGCAGATAAAGAACGGCCAAGTAAAAGAAACGGAGGTTACCTTTGTAAAAATCAAACTGGTGAGTGGACGCAGGACACACATAAAAATGAGTGCTCTGAACTGTATAGTTTTTCAGCTTCTCTTGCTCACAGCATAACAAGAGATGTTACAAAAGAGCTGACAGCGTCTGCAGGTGGCTTGCCAAAATCCTTAACAGATTCTTGCCTTTATGAAAAGTCTGGACATGATGAAGACCCCGAGTCTCACATCGAGCCAGAATTTCTTCAGTCTCTTCAGCCTTCCTCACAAAGTCACAGATTTTACCACAGTACGGGCAGCTTAAGTGGGTCTGGTTATGGAGAGAATGTTGTTCAAGCTATAGAGCAGTATGCCAAGAAGGTAGTGGATGACACTTTAGGGCTCAGTTTAGGATCCACAGTTTTCCATGGGTCTGAGTCCACAAAAGCAGCCGATAGGGTCACTTATGCAGAAAAGTTGTTACCTCTTACAGACCAAGCTTGCAGATACTGTGACCGTAAAGAACTACACGATTGCACTGGAAATTCATCTCTGCACACTTCCAGACAGGATTCACTTGCTCGTAGTAAGCCAGTTTCTAATTCAAAACTTAGCAACATCTGTCAGGAATCTAGAATTTTCCATCTTGATGTCCCACAAATTCATGTTGGTCTCGATAAGAAGACAGTGCTTGCTGAAAAGATCGTTGCGGAAGCTAttgagaaagcagagagagagctgagcaaTACCAGCTTGACGGCTGATAGCGGAATTGGACAAGATGGCGTTAGCTTTGCTGAGAGCCTTACCACAGAAATAATGACGTCAGCAATGACGAATGTTGGATGTGCAGTCAGCAG tcCAAAAGAAATAGAGTTTCAGTCAACTGAGTCTTTTGGCAGCCAGCAGATGAATCTCAGTATTGGTGAAGATAGCACTGGCAGCTGGTCCAATTTAAGTTTCGAAGATGAGCATCAGGATGAAAGTAGCAGTTTTCATCACCTAAGTGAAAG TGATGGGCCAGATGATAAAGATGAAGATCATGAGGATGATGGAGAAG gTTTGGGGCAAGACAGAAAGATCCTGCTCATTACAAATATCGACATGGAGCCGTGTGCAGTAGACCCCCAGCTGAGGGTTATTCTTCAGTGGCTCGTTGCTTCTGAGGCCGAAGTGGCAGAACTTTACCTTCATGACTCTGCAAAGAAGGAATTCATACAA ctcTCCCGACGATTACAAGAGAAGGGATGGAAGGTGGGGGACGTCCTGCAGGCCGTGTTGCGGTACTACGAAGTGCGGGAGAAGCCTGGCGCCCAGGAGAGCTGCCAGTCCCTGTTTGACTGGCTCTTGGAAAACGCGTAG